The following coding sequences are from one Rathayibacter sp. VKM Ac-2760 window:
- a CDS encoding TadA family conjugal transfer-associated ATPase gives MTTGFVPLVPAAYRSAAPRPPDAGAPAAVSEPAPVRPAAAALGLLAPFAADPAVTDLFVNGDSGLWLDRGGGAVRVPSWTLDAAGARRLAVSLVAAGGRHVDEASPCVDVRLKHGVRVHVVLPPVATAGTLISVRVPRADAWSLDELHAAGMLDDAGRSLLRRAVDARWNLLVTGAGGSGKTTLLGALLGCAPPHERLVVIEDVGELRPVHPHVVSLEARQPNLEGAGGVGLDRLVREALRMRPNRLVLGECRGVELRDLLSALNTGHDGGAGTLHANSLADVPARLEALGSLAGLGPEAVARQTVSAIDLVLHLERRNGRRRLAASGGFRLDDGGRLRIEQGALPRRSSL, from the coding sequence ATGACCACCGGATTCGTCCCGCTCGTCCCCGCCGCCTACCGCTCGGCGGCACCGCGTCCGCCGGACGCCGGCGCTCCTGCAGCGGTCTCCGAGCCCGCGCCGGTCCGCCCGGCGGCGGCGGCGCTCGGCCTGCTCGCGCCGTTCGCCGCCGATCCGGCGGTCACCGACCTCTTCGTCAACGGGGACTCCGGTCTCTGGCTCGACCGCGGCGGCGGGGCCGTCCGGGTCCCGTCCTGGACGCTCGACGCCGCAGGCGCCCGGCGGCTCGCGGTGTCACTGGTCGCGGCCGGCGGGCGGCATGTCGACGAGGCGAGCCCGTGCGTGGACGTGCGGCTGAAGCACGGTGTCCGCGTGCACGTGGTGCTGCCGCCGGTCGCGACCGCGGGGACGCTGATCTCGGTGCGCGTCCCGCGGGCCGACGCCTGGAGCCTCGACGAGCTGCACGCGGCGGGGATGCTCGACGATGCGGGCCGCAGCCTGCTGCGCCGTGCCGTCGACGCGCGCTGGAACCTCCTGGTCACGGGCGCCGGCGGATCGGGCAAGACCACGCTCCTCGGCGCCCTCCTGGGCTGCGCGCCGCCGCACGAGCGCCTGGTCGTGATCGAGGACGTCGGGGAGCTGCGGCCGGTGCATCCGCACGTCGTCTCGCTCGAGGCGCGCCAGCCGAATCTCGAGGGAGCCGGCGGCGTCGGTCTGGACCGCCTCGTCCGCGAGGCACTGCGGATGCGGCCGAACCGGCTCGTCCTCGGCGAGTGCCGCGGCGTCGAGCTGCGCGATCTGCTGTCGGCGCTGAACACCGGGCACGACGGCGGAGCGGGGACTCTGCACGCGAACTCGCTCGCCGACGTCCCCGCGCGGCTGGAGGCGCTCGGCTCACTCGCCGGGTTGGGGCCGGAGGCGGTCGCGCGGCAGACGGTCAGCGCGATCGATCTGGTGCTGCACCTCGAGCGGAGGAACGGCCGGCGCCGGCTCGCGGCCTCGGGCGGCTTCCGGCTCGACGACGGCGGGCGGCTGCGGATCGAGCAGGGCGCCCTGCCGCGGCGGTCCTCGCTGTGA
- a CDS encoding alpha/beta hydrolase gives MSRVSRARRWSAIAAVAAATALLAGCFAPGPSVERTSTPAPQEVAADLGRYYGQTLVWDDCGDGAQCTDATVPLDWDDPAGETASVALVRHPATGGDAIGSLLVNPGGPGASGVDFVRDSVDYAVDAELAARYDVVGFDPRGVGASTAVSCLDDAGLDSYLYDLVPGERGSDEWIDAQRTASAAFAAACEERSGALLPEVGTTSAARDLDVLRAALGDETLHYLGYSYGTFLGATYAGLFPERVGRLVLDGALDPAATSLDVVREQAKGFESALRAYLADCLGSEGCPFTGTVDEGMAQVAALLERVDASPIRAQDGRQLGSSTLLTAIVYPLYSASSWPGLSEMLSDVRRGGAEIAFQYADAYNGRTADGGYSDNATEAFLAINCVDYAYDAETASMRADAAELEAAAPTLGRYLAYGDILCGEWPAAFEGSREPIAAEGSAPILVVGTTNDPATPYLWAQALAGELAEGHLVTYDGEGHTAYNKSNSCVNDAVDAYLLEGVVPEEDPQC, from the coding sequence ATGAGCCGCGTGAGCCGCGCACGGCGCTGGTCCGCGATCGCCGCGGTCGCCGCCGCGACCGCGCTGCTCGCCGGCTGCTTCGCGCCCGGACCGAGTGTCGAGCGCACGTCCACCCCCGCCCCGCAGGAGGTCGCCGCCGACCTCGGGCGGTACTACGGGCAGACGCTGGTCTGGGACGACTGCGGCGACGGCGCCCAGTGCACCGACGCGACCGTGCCGCTCGACTGGGACGACCCGGCGGGGGAGACCGCGTCGGTCGCCCTGGTCCGCCACCCCGCGACGGGCGGCGACGCGATCGGCTCCCTCCTGGTGAACCCGGGCGGGCCCGGAGCCTCCGGCGTCGACTTCGTCCGCGACAGCGTCGACTACGCGGTCGACGCCGAGCTCGCCGCCCGCTACGACGTGGTCGGCTTCGACCCGCGCGGCGTCGGCGCCTCGACCGCGGTCTCCTGTCTCGACGACGCCGGTCTCGACTCCTACCTCTACGACCTCGTGCCGGGCGAGCGCGGCAGCGACGAGTGGATCGACGCGCAGCGCACCGCCTCCGCCGCCTTCGCGGCCGCCTGCGAGGAGCGCAGCGGGGCGCTGCTGCCGGAGGTCGGCACGACCAGCGCCGCCCGCGATCTCGACGTGCTGCGCGCCGCGCTCGGCGACGAGACCCTGCACTACCTCGGCTACTCCTACGGCACCTTCCTCGGCGCCACCTACGCCGGCCTCTTCCCGGAGCGCGTCGGCCGGCTCGTGCTCGACGGCGCGCTCGACCCGGCCGCGACCTCGCTCGACGTCGTCCGCGAGCAGGCGAAGGGCTTCGAGTCCGCGCTGCGCGCCTACCTCGCCGACTGCCTCGGCTCCGAGGGCTGCCCGTTCACCGGCACCGTCGACGAGGGCATGGCCCAGGTCGCCGCGCTGCTCGAGCGGGTCGACGCCTCGCCGATCCGCGCCCAGGACGGCCGGCAGCTCGGCTCGAGCACGCTGCTGACCGCGATCGTCTACCCGCTCTACTCGGCGTCGTCCTGGCCCGGGCTGAGCGAGATGCTCTCGGACGTGCGGCGGGGCGGCGCCGAGATCGCCTTCCAGTACGCGGACGCCTACAACGGCCGCACCGCCGACGGCGGCTACTCCGACAACGCCACCGAGGCGTTCCTCGCGATCAACTGCGTCGACTACGCCTACGACGCCGAGACCGCGTCGATGCGCGCGGACGCGGCGGAGCTCGAGGCGGCGGCGCCGACGCTCGGGCGCTACCTGGCCTACGGCGACATCCTCTGCGGCGAGTGGCCGGCCGCGTTCGAGGGCTCGCGCGAGCCGATCGCGGCGGAGGGCTCCGCGCCGATCCTCGTGGTCGGCACCACCAACGACCCGGCCACCCCCTACCTCTGGGCGCAGGCGCTGGCCGGCGAGCTGGCCGAGGGCCACCTCGTCACCTACGACGGCGAAGGGCACACGGCCTACAACAAGTCGAACTCGTGCGTGAACGACGCGGTCGACGCGTATCTGCTCGAGGGCGTCGTCCCCGAGGAGGACCCGCAGTGCTGA
- a CDS encoding TadE family type IV pilus minor pilin — MRCPGRAPATTRAEGIAKGIGDDRRGEEGSATAELAVVLPAVVVVLALCLGSVAASAQYVRLVDAAADGARSLSRGDDPGRPVGRADARASVATSAEAGLVCVDVSAELRPLPAVALPVSVRSCALGGGK; from the coding sequence GTGCGGTGCCCGGGCCGGGCTCCGGCGACGACGAGAGCGGAGGGCATCGCGAAGGGGATCGGCGACGACCGCCGGGGCGAGGAGGGGTCCGCGACGGCGGAGCTCGCGGTGGTGCTGCCGGCCGTCGTGGTGGTGCTGGCGCTCTGCCTCGGATCGGTGGCGGCGTCGGCGCAGTACGTGCGGCTCGTCGACGCGGCGGCCGACGGGGCGCGATCGCTGTCGCGGGGGGACGACCCCGGGCGGCCGGTCGGGCGGGCGGATGCGCGCGCGAGCGTCGCGACGTCGGCGGAGGCCGGACTCGTCTGCGTCGACGTCTCGGCGGAGCTGCGGCCGCTTCCGGCGGTCGCGCTGCCGGTCTCGGTGCGGTCCTGCGCGCTGGGAGGAGGGAAGTGA
- a CDS encoding DNA polymerase III subunit delta' produces MTVWSQLVGQEHAIGALRDASTPRDESGRESSSMTHSWLITGPPGSGRSNLAYAFASALLCRRGGCGECPDCAQVAARSHPDLAVLATERVIISIEEVRRLVSSSQYSPSVSRYRVMVIEDADRMSERTSNVLLKALEEPPERTVWILCAPSEADLLPTIRSRVRSVRLRVPSVEDVAGLLERRDGVDADTAERAARQAQSHIGMAHRLATDANARERREETLRIALGLRGVSDAVLGAARMIEVATEDAKAYTLERDDVERQQALRSLGVEPGGTIPAQLRSQLRSLEEDQKRRATRSLRDGLDRILVDLLSLYRDVVRLQLGAPGGVINEEVRAEMTALADSTGPERTLAVLDAVSTARQRIDANVSPVLALEAMLVVAARRPVAA; encoded by the coding sequence GTGACCGTCTGGAGCCAGCTCGTCGGCCAGGAGCACGCCATCGGCGCCCTGCGCGACGCCTCGACCCCCCGCGACGAGAGCGGCCGCGAGTCGTCCTCGATGACCCACTCCTGGCTGATCACCGGTCCTCCCGGGTCCGGCCGCTCCAACCTCGCCTACGCGTTCGCCTCCGCCCTGCTCTGCCGCCGCGGCGGCTGCGGCGAGTGCCCCGACTGCGCGCAGGTCGCCGCCCGCTCGCACCCCGACCTCGCCGTCCTCGCCACCGAGCGCGTCATCATCTCGATCGAGGAGGTGCGCCGCCTCGTCTCGTCGTCGCAGTACTCGCCGTCGGTCTCGCGCTACCGCGTGATGGTGATCGAGGACGCCGACCGGATGAGCGAGCGGACCTCGAACGTGCTGCTCAAAGCGCTCGAGGAGCCGCCGGAGCGCACCGTCTGGATCCTCTGCGCGCCGAGCGAGGCCGACCTGCTGCCCACCATCCGCTCGCGGGTGCGCTCGGTGCGCCTCCGGGTGCCGAGCGTCGAGGACGTCGCGGGTCTGCTCGAGCGCCGCGACGGCGTCGATGCGGACACGGCTGAGCGCGCCGCACGGCAGGCGCAGAGCCACATCGGCATGGCGCACCGGCTGGCCACCGACGCGAATGCGCGCGAGCGGCGGGAGGAGACCCTCCGCATCGCCCTGGGCCTGCGCGGGGTGTCGGACGCGGTGCTCGGCGCCGCGCGGATGATCGAGGTCGCCACCGAGGACGCGAAGGCCTACACACTCGAGCGCGACGACGTCGAGCGGCAGCAGGCGCTGCGCTCGCTCGGCGTCGAGCCGGGAGGCACGATCCCCGCCCAGCTCCGCTCGCAGCTGCGGTCGCTCGAGGAGGACCAGAAGCGGCGCGCCACCCGCAGTCTCCGCGACGGCCTCGACCGTATCCTGGTCGACCTGCTGTCCCTCTACCGCGATGTGGTGCGCCTCCAGCTCGGCGCCCCCGGCGGCGTGATCAACGAGGAGGTGCGCGCCGAGATGACCGCACTCGCCGACTCCACCGGCCCCGAGCGCACGCTCGCCGTGCTCGACGCGGTGTCGACCGCGCGCCAGCGCATCGACGCCAACGTCTCGCCGGTGCTCGCGCTCGAGGCGATGCTCGTGGTCGCCGCGCGTCGCCCGGTGGCCGCATGA
- the acs gene encoding acetate--CoA ligase, giving the protein MSTPLDETAAAGSSAIDSLQQETRRFPPPAEFAADAAATRALAEQAAADRLAFWADRSRELLHWHRPFTRTLDWSEPPFAKWFDDGELNVAYNCLDRHVLAGHGDRVALHWEGEPGDSRDLTYTELTAEVKRAANLFTSLGVRAGDRVAIYLPMIPEAVIAMLAVARLGAVHSVVFGGFSAESLRARIDDAEATLVVTADGGWRKGSVFPLKPAVDAALALDGGGSMVEHVLVVRRGGNTVEWSAGRDLWWHEEIVAVDADHVARAFPAEQPLFILYTSGTTGKPKGILHTSGGYLTQVAYTHRTVFDLKPETDVFWCTADVGWITGHSYVVYGPLANGATQVMYEGTPDTPHAGRWWEIVEKHGVTILYAAPTAIRTFMKLGRQIPQRFDLSSLRLLGSVGEPINPEAWVWYRDVIGGGRTPIVDTWWQTETGAIMVSPLPGLTTLKPGSAQVPVPGISIDVVDDSGAPVGAGSGGLLVITEPWPSMLRGIWGDPDRYVETYWSKFGDRYFAGDGARLDEDGDLWLLGRVDDVMNISGHRLSTAEIESALVSHPVVAEAAVVGAADETTGQAVVAFVIAKASQAEALAGGHDELEATLKAHVAEHIGAIARPKRIFLVQELPKTRSGKIMRRLLRDVAEGRAVGDTTTLADTQVMAVISSAVAAED; this is encoded by the coding sequence ATGTCCACACCCCTCGACGAGACGGCGGCCGCAGGCTCGAGCGCCATCGACAGCCTCCAGCAGGAGACGCGCCGCTTCCCGCCGCCCGCCGAGTTCGCCGCCGACGCCGCCGCCACCCGAGCACTCGCCGAGCAGGCCGCCGCCGACCGTCTCGCCTTCTGGGCCGACCGCAGCCGCGAGCTGCTGCACTGGCACCGCCCGTTCACGCGCACGCTCGACTGGAGCGAGCCGCCCTTCGCGAAGTGGTTCGACGACGGCGAGCTGAACGTCGCCTACAACTGCCTCGACCGGCACGTCCTGGCCGGCCACGGCGACCGCGTCGCGCTGCACTGGGAGGGCGAGCCCGGCGACAGCCGCGATCTCACCTACACGGAGCTCACCGCCGAGGTGAAGCGCGCGGCCAACCTCTTCACGAGCCTGGGCGTGCGGGCCGGCGACCGCGTCGCGATCTACCTCCCGATGATCCCGGAGGCCGTCATCGCGATGCTCGCGGTCGCCCGGCTCGGCGCCGTGCACTCCGTCGTCTTCGGCGGCTTCAGCGCCGAGAGCCTGCGCGCCCGCATCGACGACGCGGAGGCGACGCTCGTCGTCACGGCCGACGGCGGCTGGCGCAAGGGCTCGGTCTTCCCGCTCAAGCCCGCGGTCGACGCGGCGCTCGCGCTCGACGGCGGCGGCTCCATGGTCGAGCACGTCCTCGTCGTCCGCCGCGGCGGCAACACCGTCGAGTGGAGCGCGGGCCGCGACCTGTGGTGGCACGAGGAGATCGTCGCGGTGGACGCCGACCACGTCGCCCGCGCCTTCCCCGCCGAGCAGCCGCTGTTCATCCTCTACACCAGCGGCACGACCGGGAAGCCGAAGGGCATCCTGCACACCAGCGGCGGCTACCTCACCCAGGTCGCGTACACCCACCGCACCGTCTTCGACCTGAAGCCCGAGACCGACGTCTTCTGGTGCACCGCCGACGTCGGCTGGATCACCGGGCACAGCTACGTGGTCTACGGGCCGCTCGCCAACGGCGCGACGCAGGTGATGTACGAGGGCACCCCCGACACCCCGCACGCCGGCCGCTGGTGGGAGATCGTCGAGAAGCACGGCGTGACGATCCTCTACGCCGCGCCCACGGCGATCCGCACGTTCATGAAGCTCGGCCGCCAGATCCCGCAGCGCTTCGACCTGTCGAGCCTGCGCCTGCTCGGCTCGGTCGGCGAGCCGATCAACCCGGAGGCGTGGGTCTGGTACCGCGACGTCATCGGCGGCGGCCGCACCCCGATCGTCGACACCTGGTGGCAGACCGAGACGGGCGCGATCATGGTCTCCCCCCTGCCCGGCCTGACCACGCTGAAGCCGGGATCGGCGCAGGTCCCCGTCCCCGGGATCTCGATCGACGTCGTCGACGACTCCGGCGCCCCGGTCGGCGCCGGCTCCGGCGGCCTGCTCGTCATCACCGAGCCGTGGCCGTCGATGCTGCGCGGCATCTGGGGCGATCCGGACCGCTACGTCGAGACCTACTGGTCGAAGTTCGGCGACCGCTACTTCGCCGGCGACGGCGCACGGCTGGACGAGGACGGCGACCTCTGGCTCCTCGGCCGCGTCGACGACGTGATGAACATCTCCGGCCACCGCCTGTCCACGGCGGAGATCGAGTCGGCCCTCGTCTCGCACCCGGTGGTCGCGGAGGCGGCCGTGGTGGGCGCGGCGGACGAGACCACCGGCCAGGCCGTGGTCGCCTTCGTCATCGCGAAGGCGAGCCAGGCGGAGGCGCTCGCCGGCGGCCACGACGAGCTCGAGGCGACGCTCAAGGCCCACGTGGCCGAGCACATCGGAGCGATAGCCCGGCCGAAGCGGATCTTCCTCGTCCAGGAGCTGCCGAAGACCCGCTCCGGCAAGATCATGCGGCGTCTCCTGCGCGATGTCGCCGAGGGCCGCGCCGTCGGCGACACGACGACGCTCGCCGACACCCAGGTGATGGCCGTCATCTCCTCCGCGGTCGCCGCCGAGGACTGA
- the tmk gene encoding dTMP kinase: MTGLFVTLEGGDGAGKTTQARLLEEWLRSRGETVRRTREPGGTEVGVQIREIVLHHRGEIDPRAEALLYAADRAQHIGTFVRPALERGEVVVQDRYIDSSVAYQGAGRVLDAAEVRSLSEWATRDLRPDLTVLLDLDPAAARERLDAARTRYDRLEAEKAEFHGRVRQAFLAIAAADPGRFLVLDASRPVEELAAAVRARVGQLLDARPLDARPAVGPRG, translated from the coding sequence GTGACCGGCCTCTTCGTCACCCTCGAGGGCGGGGACGGCGCGGGCAAGACCACGCAGGCCCGGCTGCTCGAGGAGTGGCTGCGCTCACGCGGCGAGACCGTCCGGCGCACCCGCGAGCCCGGCGGCACTGAGGTCGGCGTGCAGATCCGCGAGATCGTGCTGCACCACCGCGGCGAGATCGACCCGCGGGCCGAGGCGCTGCTCTACGCGGCCGATCGCGCGCAGCACATCGGCACCTTCGTCCGCCCCGCGCTCGAGCGGGGCGAGGTCGTCGTCCAGGACCGCTACATCGACTCCTCCGTCGCCTACCAGGGCGCCGGCCGGGTGCTCGACGCCGCGGAGGTCCGCTCCCTCTCCGAGTGGGCGACCCGCGACCTCCGCCCCGACCTCACCGTCCTGCTCGACCTCGATCCCGCCGCCGCGCGCGAGCGCCTGGACGCGGCGCGCACCCGCTACGACCGGCTCGAGGCCGAGAAGGCGGAGTTCCACGGCCGCGTGCGGCAGGCGTTCCTCGCGATCGCCGCGGCCGATCCCGGGCGCTTCCTCGTCCTCGACGCCAGCCGCCCCGTCGAGGAGCTCGCGGCCGCCGTCCGTGCCCGCGTCGGGCAGCTCCTCGATGCCCGCCCGCTCGACGCCCGGCCCGCTGTCGGACCTCGCGGCTAG
- a CDS encoding DUF4244 domain-containing protein → MHGWGDEEGSATAEYAIATMAAVGFAGLLVVILKGDEVRGILTDLVTRALTSAG, encoded by the coding sequence CTGCACGGGTGGGGTGACGAGGAGGGCTCCGCGACGGCGGAGTACGCGATCGCCACCATGGCCGCGGTCGGCTTCGCGGGTCTGCTGGTGGTGATCCTCAAGGGTGACGAGGTGCGCGGGATCCTCACGGACCTGGTCACCCGGGCGCTGACCTCGGCGGGATGA
- the topA gene encoding type I DNA topoisomerase, with translation MSGTKKLVIVESPAKAKTIAQYLGEGYEVLASVGHIRDLIEPKNLPPELKKGGLGKFSVDVDNGFEPYYVVSDQKKKTVADLKRALKNADELFLATDEDREGEAIAWHLLEELKPKVPVKRMVFHEITKDAIQTARDNTRDIDTSLVDAQETRRILDRLYGYEISPVLWRKVGPGLSAGRVQSAATRLVVDRERERLAFVSASYWDLATVLAPETDAAAGFDARLARLDGKRIGSGRDFDDRGQLKSDVTVLDESSAGALAEALRDPATLVRVSNLESKPYSRRPAAPFTTSTLQQEAARKLRFSARQTMSVAQSLYENGFITYMRTDSPNLSQQALNAARSQAASLYGAETVPEKPRLYSGKNKSAQEAHEAIRPAGETFRTPDQLAGTLRGNDHRLYDLIWKRTVASQMADAKGSTATVTLLANPAGDTERTAEFTASGTVITFRGFLLAYEEGRDEERHGARDEKDAKLPVLEVGQSLVVAEVEAKGHETSPPPRYTEASLVKSLEELGIGRPSTYASIITTIVDRGYVTPRGTALVPNWIAFSVVRLLEEFFADLVEYDFTAAMEGDLDRIAGGEEDRVDWLNRFYFGGGDQPGLRHVVDNLGEIDAKTINSVRITDDITLRIGKYGPYLEVAQEEGQETPRRVNLPLELAPDELTPAKAQELVDAPVQTDRVLGSNPDSGKTVVVKDGRFGPYVTEVDPEPETTADPATGEVVEPVSAPAAKRGAKKPAVVKPRTSSLFKSMDVATVDLATALRLLDLPRTVGEDPESGEPITAQNGRYGPYLKKGTDSRSLTSEDQIFEVDLPTALEVFAQPKYGAKRATSALAEFEADPVSGKPIRIRDGRFGAYVTDGETNVTIPKGQPIEEIDFEQAVQMLADKRAKGPAPKKAPAKRAPAKKPAAKTTAAKATATKTTAAKTTATKTAAAKTAATKATAAKTTAAKKPATTRARSTAAKATGATES, from the coding sequence GTGTCCGGCACGAAGAAGCTGGTGATCGTCGAGTCGCCGGCGAAGGCCAAGACCATCGCCCAGTACCTGGGCGAGGGGTACGAGGTGCTCGCCTCCGTCGGGCACATCCGCGACCTCATCGAGCCGAAGAACCTGCCGCCCGAGCTCAAGAAGGGCGGCCTGGGCAAGTTCTCCGTCGACGTCGACAACGGCTTCGAGCCCTACTACGTCGTCTCCGACCAGAAGAAGAAGACGGTCGCCGACCTCAAGCGCGCGCTGAAGAACGCCGACGAGCTCTTCCTCGCGACGGATGAGGACCGCGAGGGCGAGGCCATCGCGTGGCACCTCCTCGAGGAGCTCAAGCCCAAGGTCCCCGTGAAGCGGATGGTCTTCCACGAGATCACCAAGGACGCGATCCAGACGGCCCGCGACAACACCCGCGACATCGACACCTCCCTCGTCGACGCCCAGGAGACCCGCCGCATCCTCGACCGCCTCTACGGCTATGAGATCTCCCCGGTGCTCTGGCGCAAGGTCGGCCCCGGCCTCTCGGCCGGCCGCGTGCAGTCCGCCGCGACCCGGCTCGTCGTCGACCGCGAGCGCGAGCGCCTCGCCTTCGTCTCCGCCTCCTACTGGGACCTCGCCACGGTCCTCGCCCCCGAGACCGACGCGGCCGCGGGCTTCGACGCCCGCCTCGCGCGCCTGGACGGCAAGCGGATCGGCAGCGGCCGCGACTTCGACGACCGCGGTCAGCTCAAGAGCGACGTCACCGTGCTCGACGAGTCGTCCGCCGGCGCCCTCGCCGAGGCGCTGCGCGACCCGGCGACGCTCGTCCGCGTCTCGAACCTCGAGTCGAAGCCCTACTCGCGCCGCCCCGCCGCTCCGTTCACCACGTCGACGCTCCAGCAGGAGGCGGCGCGCAAGCTCCGCTTCTCGGCGCGCCAGACGATGAGCGTCGCGCAGTCGCTCTACGAGAACGGCTTCATCACCTACATGAGGACCGACTCGCCGAATCTCTCGCAGCAGGCGCTCAACGCCGCCCGCTCGCAGGCCGCCTCGCTCTACGGCGCGGAGACGGTCCCCGAGAAGCCGCGCCTCTACTCCGGCAAGAACAAGAGCGCGCAGGAGGCGCACGAGGCGATCCGCCCCGCGGGGGAGACCTTCCGCACGCCGGACCAGCTCGCCGGCACCCTCCGCGGCAACGACCACCGCCTCTACGACCTGATCTGGAAGCGCACCGTCGCCTCGCAGATGGCGGACGCGAAGGGCTCGACCGCCACGGTCACCCTGCTCGCCAACCCGGCGGGCGACACCGAGCGCACCGCCGAGTTCACCGCCTCCGGAACGGTCATCACCTTCCGCGGCTTCCTGCTCGCCTACGAGGAGGGCCGCGACGAGGAGCGCCACGGCGCCCGCGACGAGAAGGACGCCAAGCTGCCCGTGCTCGAGGTCGGCCAGAGCCTCGTCGTCGCCGAGGTCGAGGCCAAGGGCCACGAGACCTCGCCGCCGCCGCGCTACACCGAGGCGAGCCTCGTCAAGTCGCTGGAAGAGCTGGGGATCGGGCGCCCCTCCACCTACGCCTCGATCATCACGACGATCGTCGACCGCGGCTACGTCACCCCCCGGGGCACGGCCCTCGTGCCGAACTGGATCGCCTTCTCGGTCGTGCGCCTGCTCGAGGAGTTCTTCGCCGACCTCGTCGAGTACGACTTCACCGCCGCGATGGAGGGCGACCTCGACCGCATCGCGGGCGGCGAGGAGGACCGGGTCGACTGGCTCAACCGCTTCTACTTCGGCGGCGGCGACCAGCCGGGCCTGCGCCACGTGGTCGACAACCTCGGCGAGATCGATGCGAAGACCATCAACTCCGTCCGCATCACCGACGACATCACCCTGCGCATCGGCAAGTACGGCCCCTACCTCGAGGTCGCCCAGGAGGAGGGGCAGGAGACGCCGCGCCGCGTCAACCTCCCGCTCGAGCTGGCCCCCGACGAGCTCACGCCCGCGAAGGCGCAGGAGCTGGTCGACGCCCCCGTGCAGACCGACCGCGTGCTGGGCAGCAACCCGGACTCGGGCAAGACGGTCGTGGTCAAGGACGGCCGTTTCGGCCCGTACGTGACCGAGGTCGACCCCGAGCCCGAGACCACCGCCGACCCCGCCACCGGCGAGGTCGTCGAGCCCGTCTCCGCTCCTGCTGCCAAGCGCGGCGCGAAGAAGCCGGCGGTCGTCAAGCCGCGCACCTCCTCCCTCTTCAAGTCGATGGACGTCGCGACCGTCGACCTCGCCACCGCCCTGCGCCTGCTCGACCTGCCGCGGACCGTCGGTGAGGACCCGGAGTCGGGCGAGCCGATCACCGCGCAGAACGGCCGCTACGGCCCGTACCTGAAGAAGGGGACGGACAGCCGCTCGCTCACCAGCGAGGACCAGATCTTCGAGGTGGACCTGCCGACCGCCCTCGAGGTGTTCGCGCAGCCCAAGTACGGCGCGAAGCGCGCCACGAGTGCCCTCGCGGAGTTCGAGGCCGACCCGGTCAGCGGCAAGCCCATCCGGATCCGCGACGGCCGCTTCGGCGCCTACGTGACCGACGGCGAGACCAACGTCACGATCCCGAAGGGCCAGCCGATCGAGGAGATCGACTTCGAGCAGGCGGTGCAGATGCTCGCCGACAAGCGGGCGAAGGGCCCGGCGCCCAAGAAGGCCCCGGCCAAGCGCGCCCCGGCCAAGAAGCCCGCGGCGAAGACCACGGCCGCGAAGGCGACCGCGACGAAGACGACGGCCGCCAAGACGACGGCGACGAAGACCGCGGCGGCCAAGACCGCGGCCACGAAGGCCACGGCAGCGAAGACGACCGCCGCCAAGAAGCCCGCCACCACCCGCGCCCGCAGCACCGCGGCGAAGGCGACGGGCGCGACGGAGTCGTGA
- a CDS encoding RidA family protein, with product MIAERLAELGIELPAVAVPAGAYVPAVVDGHLVFTAGQIPFVDGALPATGKVGAGVEPEVAKDLARVCALNALAAVADVIGSLDRVTRIVKVTGFVASAPGFNGQPGVINGASEVLGDIFGEAGRHARSAVGVAELPLDAPVEVELIVAFA from the coding sequence GTGATCGCCGAGCGCCTGGCCGAGCTGGGCATCGAGCTCCCCGCGGTGGCGGTGCCCGCGGGCGCCTATGTGCCGGCGGTCGTGGACGGCCACCTGGTCTTCACAGCGGGGCAGATCCCGTTCGTGGACGGCGCCCTGCCGGCGACCGGCAAGGTCGGCGCGGGCGTCGAGCCCGAGGTCGCGAAGGACCTGGCCCGCGTCTGCGCGCTGAACGCGCTCGCCGCGGTCGCCGACGTGATCGGCTCGCTCGACCGGGTGACCCGGATCGTCAAGGTGACCGGCTTCGTCGCCTCCGCGCCGGGCTTCAACGGCCAGCCCGGAGTCATCAACGGGGCGTCCGAGGTGCTCGGCGACATCTTCGGCGAGGCGGGGCGGCACGCGCGCTCGGCCGTCGGCGTGGCGGAGCTCCCGCTCGACGCTCCGGTCGAGGTCGAGCTGATCGTCGCGTTCGCCTGA